The Kluyvera intermedia genome includes the window ATGGCACATGGTTACGATCTGGTGGCGGTGGGCCGTGCCTGTATCGCGTACCCGGACTGGGCCGAGCGAATTGCCAATGCGCAAACGCTGGAGCTATTTATTGATAGCACTCAACGTGAAGCGCTGAACATCCCGGAACCGATGTGGCGATTCTCGCTGGTGGAGGCGATGATCCGCGATATGAGCATGACGGTATCCAAATTCAAACCGGGTGTCTTTATTGAGACCGTACAGGATGACGCAGGCGAACTGGTGATTAACGTTAGCCTGGAAACTGACCGTATTGCCGATATTGAACTGACCGGCGGTGTCGATCAGGATGTGGAGTTTGTGACCAGTTTTGAAGAGATTCGCTCGCGTATTCTCGATGCCAATACCCCGCACGTTGACGCTATCTCCGGCGCGACCAGCCAAAGTGAAGCGGTTAAAAAAGCCGTATCAAAAGCGATGGTGAAATCCAGCAAAGCGTTGCAGGTTGAAGAGGGCGGAGAGTCTTCTGTACCAAAGGCCTATGATGTTGTGATTGTGGGGAGCGGTGGTGCTGGCCTGGCGGCGGCTATTCAGGCGCATGATGATGGCGCCCGCGTGCTGATTGTGGAAAAAATGCCGACAATTGGTGGCAACACGATTAAAGCGTCAGCCGGAATGAATGCCGCTGAAACGCGCTTCCAGCGGGTTAAAGGTATTCAAGACAGTAAAGAGCTGTTTTATGAAGAAACGCTCAAAGGCGGACAAAACAAAAATAATCCGGCACTGCTACGCCGCTTTGTGGAAACAGCGCCACAGGCCATCGAATGGCTGGCTGACCGTGGCATTATGCTTAATGACATCACCACTACCGGTGGTATGAGCATTGACCGTACACACCGTCCGAAAGATGGTTCTGCCGTGGGTGGTTATTTGATAAGCGGCCTTGTTCGCAATGTCACAAAACGTGAAATTGACGTCATGCTCGATACGTCGGTAGTCGATATTGTGATGGAAAACTCAGAAGTCTCAGCTGTCCGTTTGTTAACCGAGGAAAAAGAAACCCTAACCGTGCAAACGCGTAGCATCATTATGGCTACCGGCGGTTTTAGCGCCAATAGCGAAATGGTCGTGAAATATCGTCCCGATCTGGCGGGTTTTGTGACCACTAACCACAAAGGGGCAACCGGTGGCGGTATCGCGCTGCTGGAGCATATCGGTGCGGGAACCGTTGATATGGGTGAGATTCAGATTCACCCGACGGTCGAGCAGAAAACTTCGTATCTAGTGTCTGAATCCATTCGCGGCGGCGGGGCTATTCTGGTCAGCCAGCATGGCAGTCGGTTCTTCAACGAGATGGAGACCCGCGATAAAGTATCGGCGGCGATTATTGCCCTGCCAGAACACTACGCTTACATCGTGTTTGATGAACATGTGCGGACGAAAAATAAAGCCGCGGATGAATACATCGCGAAAGGTCTAGTCACCAGCGCTAGCTCGGCCAGCGAACTGGCGGCTAAGCTGGGATTAGAAGAAGAGGCGTTCTTGTCCACGCTTTCCCGATACAACTCGGCGGTAGAAAAGCAGGATGACGAAGAGTTTGGCCGCAAAACGGCGCTGCGTGCACCGCTCAATGAGGGGCCATTCCACGCCATTCAAATTGCACCGGGTGTTCACCACACGATGGGTGGTGTCACGATTAACACCGAGACCTGTGTACTGAACGAGAAAAAACAGGTGATCCCGGGTGCCTATGCCGCGGGTGAAGTGGTTGGTGGGATCCACGGTGGAAACCGTATTGGCGGAAATGCAGTCGCTGATATCATTATCTTCGGTACGCTCGCGGGTCATCAGGCCGCTATTCGTGCGCAGCAGGTATCCTGGGCAATGCTTGAATCAGCATAATTAAGCCCCGTAGCCCGGTTAGACCTTTGTATAACCGGGCTAAACATCATCATCAAAGGGGGACGCTAATGTTAGATACGACAAGGGTTTATAGTTACTCCGCCGTCCTGATGGGCTCCCCCATCCTGCTCAAACTTTTCGATAGCGACGAAGCGCTCGCCTCGCGTGTTTTCCGCCTTATCAAACACTATGAAGACCTGTTCACCGTCAATCGTGCTCAATCTCAGGTGATGGATATCAACCATGCCGCAGGTCAACATCCAGTTCGTGTCAGCAGCCCGGTTTATGCCTTAATCAAATGCGCAAAAGCAGCGAGCATGCTACCCAATAGCGCCTTTAACCTGGCCATTGGCCCACTGGTCAAACGCTGGCGTATAGGCTTTCGGGGTGACAGCGTCCCGCCCGGTGAGGATATCGCTCATCTGCTTACACTTACCGACCCGCTGCAGGTAGTGCTTAATGATGCTGATGAGAGCGTGTATCTGGCCTTGCCGGGGATGGAAATCGATCTTGGTGCAATTGCTAAAGGTTATATTGCCGACCGTGTTCGCGACTATTTGCGCAAAGAAGGGGTAGAACAGGGGTTAATCAATCTCGGCGGGAACGTGCAAACGCTGGGAACGCCAGCAGGGAATTGGTCAATCGGCCTGAAAAAGCCATTCTCCCAAGCGGGGGCCATGGTTGGGACTCTGGAAATAGCCCATAAATCGGTGGTGACCTCAGGCGTTTATGAACGTTATTTTGAGCAAAATGGTCAGATTTATCACCATATTCTCGATCCGCGTACCGGCTATCCGCTGGATAACGAACTCGACAGCGTGACCATTGTAAGCGCTGATTCCATCGATGGGGATATCTGGACCACGCTGATGTACGGCATGGGGGTGGAGAAAGCCTGTGCCGCGCTGCGTGCACGGCCGGATATTGAAGCCATTTTTGTCACAAAATCGAAAGAGGTGATCCTATCATCGAGTCACCACTATCGATTTACACTTTTGGATAACGACTACCGGCTTATTGGCAGTACTGCTTAAGCAAACCATATTGCTCGGGCAGTAGGCGGTAGCGATAGACCGGCCGTCCGGTGGCACCGTAATGAATGCTGGTGAAAAGAATATTGACCTGCGCCAGCCAAATCAGATACTTGCGGCACGATACGCGGGAAATATTCACTGCCTGCGCCAGGTCGTCAGTTGAGAACTCACTATCCGGGTGTGCATCTATCCATTGGCACAACGTCCGTAGCGTCTGCGGCGTTAACCCTTTCGGCAGACGTTTGGTGTCCGCAGGTTCCGGTGTACCGCCGTGCAGCAAACGGTCAACATCTGCCTGCTCGTAGTAAGAGTGGCTGCCCATCAACTGTTTTTTCTCACGCCAGCTTAGTAGGGCCTCTTCAAAACGTGGAAACTGGAACGGCTTAATCAGGTAATCGACGACGCCGTAACGTAGTGATGTTTGCACCGTAGCGGCATCGGAGGCGGATGAAATCATGATCACATCAATCGCCCGCCCTGAATTGCGCACATCGGGTAGCAAATCGAGACCGTTGGCCTGCTGCATGTAGACATCCAGCAAAATGAGGTCGATAGGCTGGGCGTTATCCATCACTTTATCGCGAGCCTGTTGCAGCGTCGACGCGATCCCACAGCACGAAAAACCATCCACTCGCTCGATATAGCAACGGTTCAGATCGGCCACCATGGCATCATCATCGACTATCAAAACATTAATCACGCGCGGTTCCTCTCGAATCCCAGGGAATATGGACAAAAAATTGCGTAAAGACGCCGGGCTCTGACTCGACGGAAAGGGTACCGCCAAGATTTTCCGTTTGCTGACGGGCCAGGAAGAGCCCGACGCCACGGTTTTCGCCTTTGGTTGAAAAACCTTTATTAAAAATAGCGTCAATTTGCTCGGGGTTGATCCCCGGGCCATCATCGCTGACCTCGCCACTCAACCAGCCGTTCTGGTAATGCAGTAGCAGGCTGATCTCACCTTCGCCCTGGTTTGACATCGCGTCCAGCGCATTCTCAATCAAATTACCGAGTACTGTCACCAGCACCGCCACCTGCTCTTCGTTCGGGTTGTCCGGGATAAGACTGTCTTCAGCCAGCGTCAGGTTAATCCCTGCATCGCCAGCGCGATTGATTTTACCCAGCAAGAAACCGGCGATAATCGGTGATTTAATCTTATGTTGTAGCGTGCCGATATCGGCCTGATAGTTCTGGGCGGTTTGCAGAATATAACCTTCCAGCTTGTCATAGCGCTTCATATGCAAAAGCCCGAGGATTACATGCAGCTTATTCATAAACTCATGCGAGTGAGTGCGCAGGGCATCAACATAGTTCACCAGCCCATCCATTCGCTGCATCAGTTGGCTGACTTCAGTTTTATCGCGGAAGGTGCTGATAGCACCTATCACCCGCTTATTATTGCGTACTGGCACGGTGTTACATAACAGTAGCCGACCGTTACAGCCAATTTCCCGGTCCTCTATGGCATTGCCGCTGGTTAACACCTCTTTGAGATCGACCAGCATCGGGGCGTGCTGTACCGCACCTAAGTGAGTCGGTTCAGGAGAAAACAGAATTTCGCGGGCGGCTTGGTTAATTAATGTCACCCGACCCTTATCATCAACAGCAATCACGCCTTCCCGCAGTGATTGCAACATGGCCTGACGTTGTTCAAACAGGCTCGAAATTTCATGGGGTTCGAGGCCGAACAAAATGTTCTTCAGTACCCGAACCAGCCCCCAGATCCCGAGCGTTCCGACGATAGCGCTAAACAGAACGAACCAGATGGCGTTCCAGCGTGCGCGACTAAGTTGTTCATCAACTTTCTGTAGTGAAATACCGACAATCACCACGCCAATTTGCTGGCTGCGGTCGTTATAGATTGGGGTGAATACGCGCAACGCCTCTGCCAGGACACCGTGGTTAATCGACAGATTTTCCTCGCCTTTTAGGGCTGGTTTGAGATCGGCACCAATAAAGTGCTGGCCGATAAGGTGTGAATTGGGATGCGAATAACGCACGGCATCCATATTAGTCACCACAGCATACAGAAGACCGTTGCGTTGCTGTACCGCCGTGGCAATAGGCTGGATGATATTCTGATTCGGCGGGGCATTTAAACCGCGCTTGATCTCAGGCGAGTCTGCCAGAGTCCGCGCAATGGCAAAGGCGGTGTCTTCAACTCCGGCACGAGTGGCTTTGGTTATCTGGATAAAGTAGAAGGCATAGACCACCAGAAGCACGCAGACGATCACGCTGCACACCATCCACGTAACCAGCGTGCTGAGTTTCATCGGACGTTTGGAATCCAGAGGCTGCATGTCGCGCATAAACCTTCATTTATCAATAGCAAAAAAGCATTATCGCCGATGTCTTCTAATACTTAAAGTCATCAACGCCTTACAAAAACAAACCTCTCTTTGTGACGGTTCTCTCAGAGGTTCTTATACAAAACACTTTAGTATTGTTTAAGAACCCATAATAAGGAGTCCGTTTATGAGCAGTAAGCTTGCAGGTTCAGTCATGGAACGACGTAATTCGGCGACGACCGAGATTGACCGATTGTCCACCCGCGATTTATTAAACGTTATTAATCAGGATGATAAAAGTGTATCTGCTGCGGTTACGCCTTATCTTGACGATATTACTCGTCTGGTTGACAGCGCCGTAGCGACCTTAAATCACGGTGGGCGGGTGGTTCTTGTTGGCGCAGGGGCATCCGGGCGTAATGCGGTGATCGCTGCAAATGAATATGCGCCAGACGAGAAGTCACCGCTGGTCGGGTTAATTGCCGGTGGAGCGCTGGCCATGCTGCATGATATGAGTGATGCGGCACAGGATTACAACCGGGGTTTACTGGATCTTCAGGCCATCGGGTTCACACAAAACGATATGCTGGTGGCGCTGACTGTCGGGGGAAAAACCCCGTGGCTGTGGGGCGCGTTGCGGCATGCCTGGTCTCTGGGGGCGGCGCGCGCGGTTATCACGCGTAATCTGAGCAGTGAAGCGACGGAACTTGCTGATATTGTGATTACACCGCAAACCGGTGCGGAAGTGGTGAGTGGTTATGGGGAGCCTAAAGCGCTCGCAGCGCAGAAAATGGTGCTCTCAATGCTGACGACTGGGCTGGCTATCCGCAGCGGCAGGGTATTTAGCAACATGCGCGTTGATATCCGTCATTCCACGACACGTATGGCAGAGCGGCAGATAGCGGTTGTCATGGAGGCAAGCGGCTGTACGCGAGCGATGGCGAAAGCGGCGCTGGAAAGCTGTGACCACCAGTGTAAAACGGCGATACTGATGCTGTTAACCGGGATGGATCCATGGAAAGCACATGAACTGCTGGCGCAGAATAATGGTTTTGTGCGGCTTGCGTTGCAGGAAGCGCCGTAACGGTTTGCTGAAGAACGGTAAAAAGCCCGCATTTCGCGGGCTTTGTCTATAAGGCAGGGTTAGAACTGATAAACCAGGCCGATAGCAACGATATCATCGGTTGCAATTTGATTGTCGTTATAGAACTGCGCGTCGTCGTCCAGCAGGTTCAGGCGATAATCAATGTAGGTGGACATGTTGGTATTGAATTCGTAAGTGGCACCGATATCAATGTAATTCACCAGCGCTTTATCGGTATACCCGGTACCATAGCGACCGTTATTA containing:
- a CDS encoding flavocytochrome c; its protein translation is MNSDHRVFSSFTLPNGTELKNRLFMAPMTTCAGYYDGSVSSELVEYYRARAGSIGTIIVECCFIDDLGLAFPGALGIDSDEKIAGLAKIADAIKSQGSKALLQIYHGGRMVEPKLIGGRTPVGPSAVAAPREGAATPVALTAEEVEGMVGKFGDAVRRAIQAGFDGVELHGANTYLIQQFYSPNSNQRDDEWGGSRDNRAKFPLAVLEITHKMVRQYADDAFIIGYRFSPEEMEVPGIRFDDTLYLLEKLAARGLDYLHFSVGATLRPSIVDIDDPTPLIEKYVAMRSDALAQIPVMGVGGVVNESDVETAMAHGYDLVAVGRACIAYPDWAERIANAQTLELFIDSTQREALNIPEPMWRFSLVEAMIRDMSMTVSKFKPGVFIETVQDDAGELVINVSLETDRIADIELTGGVDQDVEFVTSFEEIRSRILDANTPHVDAISGATSQSEAVKKAVSKAMVKSSKALQVEEGGESSVPKAYDVVIVGSGGAGLAAAIQAHDDGARVLIVEKMPTIGGNTIKASAGMNAAETRFQRVKGIQDSKELFYEETLKGGQNKNNPALLRRFVETAPQAIEWLADRGIMLNDITTTGGMSIDRTHRPKDGSAVGGYLISGLVRNVTKREIDVMLDTSVVDIVMENSEVSAVRLLTEEKETLTVQTRSIIMATGGFSANSEMVVKYRPDLAGFVTTNHKGATGGGIALLEHIGAGTVDMGEIQIHPTVEQKTSYLVSESIRGGGAILVSQHGSRFFNEMETRDKVSAAIIALPEHYAYIVFDEHVRTKNKAADEYIAKGLVTSASSASELAAKLGLEEEAFLSTLSRYNSAVEKQDDEEFGRKTALRAPLNEGPFHAIQIAPGVHHTMGGVTINTETCVLNEKKQVIPGAYAAGEVVGGIHGGNRIGGNAVADIIIFGTLAGHQAAIRAQQVSWAMLESA
- a CDS encoding FAD:protein FMN transferase — protein: MLDTTRVYSYSAVLMGSPILLKLFDSDEALASRVFRLIKHYEDLFTVNRAQSQVMDINHAAGQHPVRVSSPVYALIKCAKAASMLPNSAFNLAIGPLVKRWRIGFRGDSVPPGEDIAHLLTLTDPLQVVLNDADESVYLALPGMEIDLGAIAKGYIADRVRDYLRKEGVEQGLINLGGNVQTLGTPAGNWSIGLKKPFSQAGAMVGTLEIAHKSVVTSGVYERYFEQNGQIYHHILDPRTGYPLDNELDSVTIVSADSIDGDIWTTLMYGMGVEKACAALRARPDIEAIFVTKSKEVILSSSHHYRFTLLDNDYRLIGSTA
- the dcuR gene encoding two-component system response regulator DcuR; the protein is MINVLIVDDDAMVADLNRCYIERVDGFSCCGIASTLQQARDKVMDNAQPIDLILLDVYMQQANGLDLLPDVRNSGRAIDVIMISSASDAATVQTSLRYGVVDYLIKPFQFPRFEEALLSWREKKQLMGSHSYYEQADVDRLLHGGTPEPADTKRLPKGLTPQTLRTLCQWIDAHPDSEFSTDDLAQAVNISRVSCRKYLIWLAQVNILFTSIHYGATGRPVYRYRLLPEQYGLLKQYCQ
- a CDS encoding sensor histidine kinase, with the protein product MRDMQPLDSKRPMKLSTLVTWMVCSVIVCVLLVVYAFYFIQITKATRAGVEDTAFAIARTLADSPEIKRGLNAPPNQNIIQPIATAVQQRNGLLYAVVTNMDAVRYSHPNSHLIGQHFIGADLKPALKGEENLSINHGVLAEALRVFTPIYNDRSQQIGVVIVGISLQKVDEQLSRARWNAIWFVLFSAIVGTLGIWGLVRVLKNILFGLEPHEISSLFEQRQAMLQSLREGVIAVDDKGRVTLINQAAREILFSPEPTHLGAVQHAPMLVDLKEVLTSGNAIEDREIGCNGRLLLCNTVPVRNNKRVIGAISTFRDKTEVSQLMQRMDGLVNYVDALRTHSHEFMNKLHVILGLLHMKRYDKLEGYILQTAQNYQADIGTLQHKIKSPIIAGFLLGKINRAGDAGINLTLAEDSLIPDNPNEEQVAVLVTVLGNLIENALDAMSNQGEGEISLLLHYQNGWLSGEVSDDGPGINPEQIDAIFNKGFSTKGENRGVGLFLARQQTENLGGTLSVESEPGVFTQFFVHIPWDSRGTARD
- a CDS encoding N-acetylmuramic acid 6-phosphate etherase → MSSKLAGSVMERRNSATTEIDRLSTRDLLNVINQDDKSVSAAVTPYLDDITRLVDSAVATLNHGGRVVLVGAGASGRNAVIAANEYAPDEKSPLVGLIAGGALAMLHDMSDAAQDYNRGLLDLQAIGFTQNDMLVALTVGGKTPWLWGALRHAWSLGAARAVITRNLSSEATELADIVITPQTGAEVVSGYGEPKALAAQKMVLSMLTTGLAIRSGRVFSNMRVDIRHSTTRMAERQIAVVMEASGCTRAMAKAALESCDHQCKTAILMLLTGMDPWKAHELLAQNNGFVRLALQEAP